In a genomic window of Nothobranchius furzeri strain GRZ-AD chromosome 14, NfurGRZ-RIMD1, whole genome shotgun sequence:
- the LOC107381118 gene encoding RCC1 and BTB domain-containing protein 1 isoform X2 codes for MVDVSKWPLLSVLSAQEQAAVRQVYIFGTSANEAIYITHANEVFAFGLNCSGCLGTGDSVSTIVPKKLDFLQGKKVVSLSYGSGPHVLLATEDGQLFAWGHNVYSQLGNNTTSAGLSPALITNNLQSKKVTEVACGSHHSLALTQDGEVFAWGYNNCGQVGSGSTTNQPYPRKVTGCLQGKAAVGITCGQTSSLALIDNGEVYGWGYNGNGQLGIGNNGNQLCPCRLATLQGVCIQQVVAGYAHCLALTDEGLLYAWGANTYGQLGTRNKSNHLSPVQIMVDKERVVEVAACHSTHTSAAKTQSGKVFMWGQCRGQSMVLPHLTHFTATDDVFACFATPSVMWRLLSVEHDDFMTASEALRKEFDSPETSDLKFSVDGKCIHVHKAVLKIRCEHFRSMFRSQWSEGQQDVIEIGQFSYPVYRSFLQFLYTDTVELPPEDAIGLLDLATSYCENQLKRLCQQIIKRGITVDNAFTLLSAAIRYDAEDLEEFCFRFCVNHLTQVTQTTAFWQVDGGMLKEFISRASRCGAFKN; via the exons ATGGTGGATGTCAGTAAGTGGCCTCTGTTGTCAGTGCTGAGTGCTCAGGAACAAGCTGCAGTCCGACAGGTTTACATCTTTGGAACATCAGCGAATGAAGCCATCTACATCACGCATGCAAAtgag GTATTTGCATTTGGGTTGAACTGCAGTGGCTGCCTTGGGACAGGAGACAGTGTGAGCACCATTGTACCAAAAAAACTGGATTTTCTGCAAGGAAAGAAGGTGGTCAGTCTGAGCTACGGCAGTGGACCCCACGTCCTGTTGGCTACCGAAG ATGGCCAGTTGTTCGCTTGGGGGCACAACGTTTACAGCCAGCTGGGGAACAACACGACCAGCGCAGGCCTGTCGCCGGCGCTGATCACCAACAACCTGCAGAGTAAGAAAGTGACCGAGGTGGCGTGTGGCTCGCATCATTCTCTGGCCCTCACTCAGGATGGAGAG GTGTTTGCGTGGGGTTATAATAACTGTGGCCAGGTGGGTTCTGGCTCCACAACCAACCAGCCGTACCccaggaaggtcactggctgccTCCAGGGGAAGGCTGCAGTGGGAATCACGTGTGGACAGACGTCCTCCTTGGCTTTAATCGACAACGGAGAG GTTTATGGATGGGGCTACAACGGGAACGGGCAGCTGGGTATTGGGAATAATGGAAACCAGCTGTGTCCTTGCCGCCTGGCTACACTCCAGGGGGTGTGCATTCAACAG GTTGTTGCAGGCTACGCTCACTGCCTGGCGCTAACAGACGAAGGGCTGCTGTACGCCTGGGGAGCAAACACTTACGGCCAGCTGGGAACTAGAAACAAGAGCAACCACCTCAGTCCTGTTCAAATCATGGTCGACAAAGAGAG GGTTGTAGAAGTTGCTGCCTGCCACTCTACACACACCTCAGCAGCTAAGACTCAAAGCGGCAAG GTGTTTATGTGGGGTCAGTGTCGAGGACAGTCCATGGTCCTGCCCCACCTGACGCACTTCACCGCCACCGACGATGTTTTCGCCTGCTTTGCCACTCCCTCTGTGATGTGGCGCCTCTTGTCCGTGG AGCACGATGACTTCATGACGGCTTCAGAGGCTCTCAGGAAGGAGTTTGACAGTCCAGAAACGTCCGACCTAAAGTTCAGCGTCGATGGCAAATGCATCCATGTTCATAAAGCAGTGCTGAAGATCAG ATGTGAGCACTTCCGCTCAATGTTTCGCTCCCAGTGGTCGGAGGGTCAGCAGGACGTGATAGAGATCGGACAGTTCTCCTACCCCGTCTACAGATCCTTCCTACAGTTCCTCTACACCGACACCGTGGAGCTGCCGCCCGAGGACGCCATCG GCTTGCTGGATCTGGCCACGTCTTATTGTGAGAATCAGCTGAAGCGTCTGTGTCAGCAGATCATCAAGAGAGGGATCACTGTGGACAACGCCTTCACGCTGCTGTCTGCAGCCATACGATACGATGCAGAG GACCTTGAAGAGTTCTGCTTCAGGTTTTGCGTGAACCATCTGACTCAGGTGACTCAGACCACAGCCTTCTGGCAGGTAGACGGAGGTATGCTCAAAGAGTTCATCAGCAGAGCCAGCCGCTGCGGCGCCTTTAAGAACTAA
- the cdadc1 gene encoding cytidine and dCMP deaminase domain-containing protein 1 isoform X1 — MEHSDRWSRAEPGLSTSSRETRDGSTQTDCKLQGHGPRLSKVNLFTLLSLWMELFPQEQDEENGQSQIRRSGLVVVREGKVVGLHCSGADLHAGQAAILQHGASLANCQLFFSRRPCATCLKMIINAGVRQITFWPGDPEISMLTSNQTHSQRTSQSITEASLDATAVEKLKSNSRPQICVLMQPLAPGVLQFVDETSRRSDFMERMMDDDPELDSEKLFNSDRLRHLKDFCRHFLIQTDQRHKDILSQMGLKNFCVEPYFSNLRSNMTELVEVLAAVAAGMPQQHYGFYREESLSLDPHPVDVSQAVARHCIVQARLLSYRTEDPKVGVGAVIWAKGQSACCCGTGRLYLIGCGYNAYPAGSKYAEYPQMDNKQEDRERRKYRYIVHAEQNALTFRTRDIKPDECSMLFVTKCPCDECIPLIRGAGVKHIYTSDQDRDKDKGDISYLRFGSLKGVCKFIWQRSPPVSSASSLHLTNGCVGKHVRQAEQQIYKNKKLCTKGSSGSSDIC; from the exons ATGGAACATAGCGACAGATGGAGCCGAGCCGAACCGGGCCTGTCTACGTCATCCCGGGAAACGAGAGACGGCAGCACCCAGACCGACTGCAAGTTACAAG GCCATGGTCCCAGGCTGTCAAAGGTGAACCTGTTTACTCTACTCAGCCTATGGATGGAGCTGTTCCCTCAGGAGCAGGATGAGGAAAATGGGCAGAGTCAG ATCCGTAGAAGTGGTTTGGTGGTGGTACGGGAAGGGAAAGTGGTGGGACTTCACTGTTCAGGAGCTGATCTCCACGCAGgacaagcagccatcctccaacaCGGTGCCAGTCTGGCCAACTGTCAGCTGTTCTTCTCCAGGAGGCCTTGTGCCACCTGCCTCAAGATGATCATCAACG CTGGAGTCCGTCAGATCACCTTCTGGCCTGGAGACCCTGAGATCAGCATGCTGACCTCAAACCAAACACACTCTCAGAGGACCTCCCAGTCGATAACAGAGGCCTCGTTAGATGCCACCGCAGTGGAGAAGTTGAAGTCCAACAGCCGTCCTCAAATCTGTGTGCTGATGCAGCCGCTGGCGCCCGGCGTGCTGCAGTTTGTTGATGAGACGTCTCGAAGGAGCGATTTCATGGAGAGGATGATGGATGATGATCCAGAGCTGGACTCTGAGAAGCTCTTCAACAG TGATCGCCTGAGACACCTGAAAGACTTCTGCAGACATTTCCTGATCCAAACGGATCAGCGGCACAAAGACATTTTGAGTCAAATGGGTTTGAAGAACTTCTGCGTGGAGCCCTACTTCTCCAACCTGAGGAGCAACATgacggagctggtggaggtgctgGCTGCAGTGGCTGCTGGGATGCCACAGCAACACTACGGCTTCTACAG AGAAGAGTCTCTGTCTCTGGATCCCCACCCTGTGGACGTGTCTCAGGCGGTGGCCCGCCACTGTATCGTCCAGGCCAGGCTTCTGTCCTACAGGACAG AGGATCCCAAAGTGGGAGTGGGCGCCGTCATCTGGGCTAAAGGGCAGTCG GCCTGCTGTTGTGGGACAGGACGTCTGTATTTGATTGGTTGCGGGTACAACGCCTACCCTGCTGGCTCAAAGTATGCCGAGTACCCCCAGATGGACAACAAGCAGGAGGACAGAGAGAGACGCAAATACAGATACATCGTCCACGCGGAACAGAACGCCCTGACCTTTAG GACGAGGGACATCAAACCAGACGAGTGCTCCATGCTGTTTGTTACCAAATGTCCGTGTGACGAGTGCATCCCTCTGATCAGAGGAGCCGGAGTCAAACACATCTACACCTCAGACCAGGACAGGGACAAAGACAAGGGGGACATCTCCTACCTGAGGTTCGGCAGCCTGAAGGGCGTCTGCAAATTCATT TGGCAAAGGAGTCCCCCCGTGTCCTCAGCGTCGTCTCTTCACCTCACCA ACGGGTGTGTTGGGAAGCACGTCCGGCAGGCTGAGCAGCAGATCTACAAAAACAAGAAGCTGTGCACCAAAGGCTCCAGCGGTTCCTCCGATATCTGCTGA
- the LOC107381118 gene encoding RCC1 and BTB domain-containing protein 1 isoform X1, with the protein MQRCCSVSWDGSSDPCSSPPPASPPPLNFLPSPLYPVPPSSPPSSITHHHHPQDQEKLGLAGAMVDVSKWPLLSVLSAQEQAAVRQVYIFGTSANEAIYITHANEVFAFGLNCSGCLGTGDSVSTIVPKKLDFLQGKKVVSLSYGSGPHVLLATEDGQLFAWGHNVYSQLGNNTTSAGLSPALITNNLQSKKVTEVACGSHHSLALTQDGEVFAWGYNNCGQVGSGSTTNQPYPRKVTGCLQGKAAVGITCGQTSSLALIDNGEVYGWGYNGNGQLGIGNNGNQLCPCRLATLQGVCIQQVVAGYAHCLALTDEGLLYAWGANTYGQLGTRNKSNHLSPVQIMVDKERVVEVAACHSTHTSAAKTQSGKVFMWGQCRGQSMVLPHLTHFTATDDVFACFATPSVMWRLLSVEHDDFMTASEALRKEFDSPETSDLKFSVDGKCIHVHKAVLKIRCEHFRSMFRSQWSEGQQDVIEIGQFSYPVYRSFLQFLYTDTVELPPEDAIGLLDLATSYCENQLKRLCQQIIKRGITVDNAFTLLSAAIRYDAEDLEEFCFRFCVNHLTQVTQTTAFWQVDGGMLKEFISRASRCGAFKN; encoded by the exons ATGCAGCGATGCTGTAG TGTCAGCTGGGATGGTTCTTCTGACCCTTGCTCATCGCCTCCACCAGCATCACCACCTCCTCTTAATTTCCTCCCTTCCCCTCTTTATCCAGTTCCCCCCTCCTCTCCCCCGTCATCCataactcatcatcatcatccacaaGACCAAGAAAAACTGGGTTTAGCTGGAGCAATGGTGGATGTCAGTAAGTGGCCTCTGTTGTCAGTGCTGAGTGCTCAGGAACAAGCTGCAGTCCGACAGGTTTACATCTTTGGAACATCAGCGAATGAAGCCATCTACATCACGCATGCAAAtgag GTATTTGCATTTGGGTTGAACTGCAGTGGCTGCCTTGGGACAGGAGACAGTGTGAGCACCATTGTACCAAAAAAACTGGATTTTCTGCAAGGAAAGAAGGTGGTCAGTCTGAGCTACGGCAGTGGACCCCACGTCCTGTTGGCTACCGAAG ATGGCCAGTTGTTCGCTTGGGGGCACAACGTTTACAGCCAGCTGGGGAACAACACGACCAGCGCAGGCCTGTCGCCGGCGCTGATCACCAACAACCTGCAGAGTAAGAAAGTGACCGAGGTGGCGTGTGGCTCGCATCATTCTCTGGCCCTCACTCAGGATGGAGAG GTGTTTGCGTGGGGTTATAATAACTGTGGCCAGGTGGGTTCTGGCTCCACAACCAACCAGCCGTACCccaggaaggtcactggctgccTCCAGGGGAAGGCTGCAGTGGGAATCACGTGTGGACAGACGTCCTCCTTGGCTTTAATCGACAACGGAGAG GTTTATGGATGGGGCTACAACGGGAACGGGCAGCTGGGTATTGGGAATAATGGAAACCAGCTGTGTCCTTGCCGCCTGGCTACACTCCAGGGGGTGTGCATTCAACAG GTTGTTGCAGGCTACGCTCACTGCCTGGCGCTAACAGACGAAGGGCTGCTGTACGCCTGGGGAGCAAACACTTACGGCCAGCTGGGAACTAGAAACAAGAGCAACCACCTCAGTCCTGTTCAAATCATGGTCGACAAAGAGAG GGTTGTAGAAGTTGCTGCCTGCCACTCTACACACACCTCAGCAGCTAAGACTCAAAGCGGCAAG GTGTTTATGTGGGGTCAGTGTCGAGGACAGTCCATGGTCCTGCCCCACCTGACGCACTTCACCGCCACCGACGATGTTTTCGCCTGCTTTGCCACTCCCTCTGTGATGTGGCGCCTCTTGTCCGTGG AGCACGATGACTTCATGACGGCTTCAGAGGCTCTCAGGAAGGAGTTTGACAGTCCAGAAACGTCCGACCTAAAGTTCAGCGTCGATGGCAAATGCATCCATGTTCATAAAGCAGTGCTGAAGATCAG ATGTGAGCACTTCCGCTCAATGTTTCGCTCCCAGTGGTCGGAGGGTCAGCAGGACGTGATAGAGATCGGACAGTTCTCCTACCCCGTCTACAGATCCTTCCTACAGTTCCTCTACACCGACACCGTGGAGCTGCCGCCCGAGGACGCCATCG GCTTGCTGGATCTGGCCACGTCTTATTGTGAGAATCAGCTGAAGCGTCTGTGTCAGCAGATCATCAAGAGAGGGATCACTGTGGACAACGCCTTCACGCTGCTGTCTGCAGCCATACGATACGATGCAGAG GACCTTGAAGAGTTCTGCTTCAGGTTTTGCGTGAACCATCTGACTCAGGTGACTCAGACCACAGCCTTCTGGCAGGTAGACGGAGGTATGCTCAAAGAGTTCATCAGCAGAGCCAGCCGCTGCGGCGCCTTTAAGAACTAA
- the cdadc1 gene encoding cytidine and dCMP deaminase domain-containing protein 1 isoform X2, with translation MELFPQEQDEENGQSQIRRSGLVVVREGKVVGLHCSGADLHAGQAAILQHGASLANCQLFFSRRPCATCLKMIINAGVRQITFWPGDPEISMLTSNQTHSQRTSQSITEASLDATAVEKLKSNSRPQICVLMQPLAPGVLQFVDETSRRSDFMERMMDDDPELDSEKLFNSDRLRHLKDFCRHFLIQTDQRHKDILSQMGLKNFCVEPYFSNLRSNMTELVEVLAAVAAGMPQQHYGFYREESLSLDPHPVDVSQAVARHCIVQARLLSYRTEDPKVGVGAVIWAKGQSACCCGTGRLYLIGCGYNAYPAGSKYAEYPQMDNKQEDRERRKYRYIVHAEQNALTFRTRDIKPDECSMLFVTKCPCDECIPLIRGAGVKHIYTSDQDRDKDKGDISYLRFGSLKGVCKFIWQRSPPVSSASSLHLTNGCVGKHVRQAEQQIYKNKKLCTKGSSGSSDIC, from the exons ATGGAGCTGTTCCCTCAGGAGCAGGATGAGGAAAATGGGCAGAGTCAG ATCCGTAGAAGTGGTTTGGTGGTGGTACGGGAAGGGAAAGTGGTGGGACTTCACTGTTCAGGAGCTGATCTCCACGCAGgacaagcagccatcctccaacaCGGTGCCAGTCTGGCCAACTGTCAGCTGTTCTTCTCCAGGAGGCCTTGTGCCACCTGCCTCAAGATGATCATCAACG CTGGAGTCCGTCAGATCACCTTCTGGCCTGGAGACCCTGAGATCAGCATGCTGACCTCAAACCAAACACACTCTCAGAGGACCTCCCAGTCGATAACAGAGGCCTCGTTAGATGCCACCGCAGTGGAGAAGTTGAAGTCCAACAGCCGTCCTCAAATCTGTGTGCTGATGCAGCCGCTGGCGCCCGGCGTGCTGCAGTTTGTTGATGAGACGTCTCGAAGGAGCGATTTCATGGAGAGGATGATGGATGATGATCCAGAGCTGGACTCTGAGAAGCTCTTCAACAG TGATCGCCTGAGACACCTGAAAGACTTCTGCAGACATTTCCTGATCCAAACGGATCAGCGGCACAAAGACATTTTGAGTCAAATGGGTTTGAAGAACTTCTGCGTGGAGCCCTACTTCTCCAACCTGAGGAGCAACATgacggagctggtggaggtgctgGCTGCAGTGGCTGCTGGGATGCCACAGCAACACTACGGCTTCTACAG AGAAGAGTCTCTGTCTCTGGATCCCCACCCTGTGGACGTGTCTCAGGCGGTGGCCCGCCACTGTATCGTCCAGGCCAGGCTTCTGTCCTACAGGACAG AGGATCCCAAAGTGGGAGTGGGCGCCGTCATCTGGGCTAAAGGGCAGTCG GCCTGCTGTTGTGGGACAGGACGTCTGTATTTGATTGGTTGCGGGTACAACGCCTACCCTGCTGGCTCAAAGTATGCCGAGTACCCCCAGATGGACAACAAGCAGGAGGACAGAGAGAGACGCAAATACAGATACATCGTCCACGCGGAACAGAACGCCCTGACCTTTAG GACGAGGGACATCAAACCAGACGAGTGCTCCATGCTGTTTGTTACCAAATGTCCGTGTGACGAGTGCATCCCTCTGATCAGAGGAGCCGGAGTCAAACACATCTACACCTCAGACCAGGACAGGGACAAAGACAAGGGGGACATCTCCTACCTGAGGTTCGGCAGCCTGAAGGGCGTCTGCAAATTCATT TGGCAAAGGAGTCCCCCCGTGTCCTCAGCGTCGTCTCTTCACCTCACCA ACGGGTGTGTTGGGAAGCACGTCCGGCAGGCTGAGCAGCAGATCTACAAAAACAAGAAGCTGTGCACCAAAGGCTCCAGCGGTTCCTCCGATATCTGCTGA